One genomic segment of Acanthopagrus latus isolate v.2019 chromosome 14, fAcaLat1.1, whole genome shotgun sequence includes these proteins:
- the LOC119032246 gene encoding zinc finger protein 345-like yields the protein METVGSAYQVENTDIFLPLSSLRLLIPPLRLLSAAMWQVAQRREVPDYEKLDEFVTLVTATVPDLLSPKQRGRLLLRLRAKIILELCKNEETANVLTVQPHLTRIRPPGHTGSGDAEVDAEEAIFVELIQTLLKDPAEREHFYQEVFPTEYGLSYDTDMQLLVSEFLSKLEKLLPVPDLSQTVSWLTSAPSVLRECWQALSSPDDLRSLLQHHKSLENLGTQATTVEMSTQVFACSECPFFHMQESYLLQHMEHSHPEQYSRFQKAAETPRAPEKKIQRPEFPKPFPIHDRPVPNTCQECGKSFTRASDLTRHLRTHTGERPYTCGECQKGFKNSWDLTRHQRIHTGERPFLCSQCGKRFTQMGLLKLHFERTACGQACDPPIEFTQEVVVVEESSQKGGAQYKCQKCGESFGSILERLRHRQRHVVRRQYKCSLCEKIYSRASDLKRHQMKHTGERPFACECGKSFTHVWLLNKHQQIHTRERPYPCAECGKSFTQLQILNRHLLTHNGQRPFQCSYCDKSFTQLASLTRHKRIHTGERPYLCTTCEKTFLTHGELVRHERSHSNLRPFSCPQCPKSFKTKRAQSEHLNTHTGERPFACAQCGKRFAKSTSLVRHNLTHTGERPHQCSQCRKTFLTSGELLLHKRIHTGERPYPCSYCERRFRCSSDLNMHVRTHTGEKPHSCLLCKKSFSTSTRLKRHARTHMEKGGVIESFSL from the exons ATGGAAACGGTTGGCAGTGCCTACCAAGTGGAAAACACAG ATATATTCCTGCCGCTGTCATCACTGAGGCTGCTGATCCCTCCCCTGCggctgctctctgctgccatGTGGCAGGTGGCTCAGCGGAGAGAAGTCCCCGATTACGAAAAGCTCGACGAGTTTGTGACGCTGGTGACGGCCACAGTCCCAGACCTGCTCAGCCCAAAGCAGCGGGGCAGACTGCTTCTCAGGCTGAGAGCGAAA ATTATTCTTGAGTTATGCAAAAACGAGGAGACAGCCAACGTGTTGACCGTGCAGCCTCACCTGACGCGAATCCGCCCGCCAGGACACACAGGA AGCGGAGATGCGGAGGTGGATGCTGAGGAGGCCATTTTCGTGGAACTCATCCAAACACTGCTGAAAGACCCAGCGGAGAGGGAGCATTTTTACCAG GAAGTTTTTCCCACAGAATACGGTCTCAGCTACGACACGGACATGCAGCTCCTTGTGTCGGAGTTCCTCTCTAAACTGGAGAAGCTCCTGCCGGTACCCGACCTCAGTCAG ACGGTGTCCTGGCTGACCTCTGCCCCCTCTGTGCTGAGGGAATGCTGGCAAGCACTCTCCAGCCCGGACGACCTGAGGTCCCTCCTGCAGCACCACAAATCTCTCGAGAATCTCGGAACACAAG CTACCACCGTGGAGATGTCCACCCAGGTCTTTGCCTGCTCCGAGTGTCCGTTCTTCCACATGCAGGAGTCCTACCTGCTGCAGCACATGGAGCACAGTCACCCGGAGCAGTACAGCAGATTCCAGAAGGCCGCGGAGACACCGAGGGCCCCCGAGAAGAAGATCCAGCGTCCCGAGTTCCCAAAGCCTTTCCCCATCCACGACAGGCCTGTCCCCAACACGTGCCAGGAGTGCGGCAAATCTTTCACGCGCGCCTCAGACTTGACTCGCCACCTGCGGACACACACGGGGGAGCGCCCGTATACCTGCGGTGAATGTCAGAAGGGCTTCAAAAACTCCTGGGACCTGACCAGACACCAGCGCATTCACACCGGAGAGCGACCCTTCCTCTGCTCCCAGTGTGGCAAGCGGTTCACGCAGATGGGGCTGCTCAAGCTGCATTTTGAAAGAACCGCGTGCGGCCAGGCTTGCGACCCCCCCATTGAGTTCACGCAAGAGGTCGTAGTGGTGGAGGAGTCATCACAGAAGGGGGGCGCTCAgtataaatgtcagaaatgcGGCGAGAGCTTTGGCAGCATCCTGGAGCGGCTCAGGCACAGGCAGAGGCACGTAGTGAGGCGCCAGTACAAATGCTCCCTGTGTGAGAAGATCTACAGCCGAGCATCGGACCTCAAGAGGCACCAGATGAAACACACCGGCGAGCGGCCGTTCGCGTGCGAGTGTGGGAAAAGCTTCACGCACGTGTGGCTTCTGAACAAGCACCAGCAGATCCACACCAGGGAACGACCGTACCCCTGCGCCGAGTGCGGGAAGAGCTTCACGCAGCTCCAGATCCTCAACAGGCACCTGCTGACCCACAACGGCCAGCGTCCCTTCCAGTGCTCCTACTGCGACAAGAGCTTCACCCAGCTGGCCAGCCTCACACGCCACAAACGGATCCACACGGGCGAGAGGCCGTACCTGTGCACCACCTGCGAGAAGACGTTCCTCACGCACGGAGAGCTGGTGAGACACGAGCGCAGCCACAGTAACCTGAGGCCGTTCAGCTGCCCACAGTGCCCCAAGAGCTTTAAGACCAAACGGGCTCAGAGCGaacacctcaacacacacacgggagaGCGCCCGTTCGCATGCGCCCAGTGCGGGAAGAGGTTCGCCAAGTCGACCTCGCTCGTCCGGCACAACCTGACTCACACGGGGGAACGGCCCCACCAGTGCTCGCAGTGCAGGAAGACCTTCCTCACCTCTGgtgagctgctcctccacaaGCGGATCCACACGGGAGAAAGACCCTATCCCTGCTCCTACTGTGAGCGGAGGTTCAGGTGCTCCTCTGACCTCAACATGCACGTCCGGACACACACGGGGGAGAAGCCCCACAGCTGCCTGCTCTGTAAGAAGAGCTTCTCTACGTCCACGAGACTGAAGAGACATGCACGGACACACATGGAGAAGGGCGGCGTCATAGAATCATTTAGCCTTTGA